GGGCGCGGTGAAGACGTCGTCGAAGTCGCGGATGCTGCGCAGCCCCTTCAGCGCGCCCAGGCGCGAGGTGTACTCCGGCAGGTGGGCCTTGAGCCGCGCCACGCGCTGGTAGGAGCGCAGCACCCGGAGCTGGTAGAGCTGGTTGATGCCCTCGCACGCGCGCCGGGCCGTGCTGGACAGGGAGAACGTCAGCGACACCGCCGCCGCGGCCGACAGGTGGCTGGCGTGCCCCGTCTCCGCGAGGTAGCGAATCACCATGCTGCCGCCCAGGGAGAAGCCCACCGCGTACAGCGGCGTGTGCGGCTCCCGCGCGTGCAGGAAGGCGACAAGCCACGCGAGGTGCTCGGTGAAGCCCGCGTGGTAGAACTGCGCGCGCCGGTTGGGCACGGCGCCGCCCCGGTGGCACAGCACGGCCGCGCGCAGGCCCCGCTGGGACAGCTCCCACAGCAGGCTGCGGATATAGGTGGCGCTCGGGGTGCCCTGCATGCCCGGCAGCAGGATGAACAGCGGCCCCGTCCCCTCGCGGTTCAGCCAGTGCACGTCCGCGAAGTCGCCGTCCGGCAGCTCGTGCCGGACGTGCTCGGAGGCGACGTCGTAGCGGCGCGGGTCCAGGTGCGGCACGACGGTCTGCACGTGCGAGTGCCGCAGCCACCAGGGGGCCTGGAAGTCGCCCGGGCGCTCAGCCACGGACGGCCTCGGCCGGAGCGGGCGCGTCGTCGGGCAG
This DNA window, taken from Pyxidicoccus xibeiensis, encodes the following:
- a CDS encoding YheT family hydrolase is translated as MAERPGDFQAPWWLRHSHVQTVVPHLDPRRYDVASEHVRHELPDGDFADVHWLNREGTGPLFILLPGMQGTPSATYIRSLLWELSQRGLRAAVLCHRGGAVPNRRAQFYHAGFTEHLAWLVAFLHAREPHTPLYAVGFSLGGSMVIRYLAETGHASHLSAAAAVSLTFSLSSTARRACEGINQLYQLRVLRSYQRVARLKAHLPEYTSRLGALKGLRSIRDFDDVFTAPLHGFEDAEDYYQRCSSRQFLSRIETPFLILNAEDDPLVARDTLPAARELREHVRLELTPHGGHLGFMYRWSSGLCYYPPSRLISFFLQEQREAHESLSQAVVGHGLLALEAADARGGTGEHARAARAAQ